Within Pseudomonas brassicacearum, the genomic segment TGGTCTCGACATTCGGGTGGAACTGGTAGAGCAGGTGGCACGGCGGCAGGGCCATTTCATCGAGCTGGGCGCAGTTCCAGCCGTGGAACAGGATGCGCCGGCTGCCCGGGTCCTTGATGATGGTGTCGACGCACTGGCGAACCTGGTCGATGGCCTTGTACAGCACCACGTAGGCCTGGCCGTTTTCTTCGCCCTTGGCGATCTGCCGGTAACCCTGGGCCAGCGTCTGCTCGATGGCCGCCGGGTTGCTCAGGGGGATCTGTTTGTAGGCCGGCCACTTGCGCCATTGCACGCCGTAGATCTCGCCCAGGTCGTCTTCGCCCTGGCGGAACGGGTTGGCCAACCATTGGGCGTTTTCGTTGGCGTTCTGGTCCCAGACCTTGCAGCCCAGGGCGCGGAATTCGGCGGCGTTGTTCACACCACGGAGAAAACCGCACATCTCGCCGATGGCCGATTTGAAGGCCATTTTGCGGGTGGTGATGGCCGGGAAACCGTCTTTCAAGTCATAGCGCAGCATGGCGCCGGGGAAGCTGATGGTGTTCACACCGGTGCGGTTGGCTTGCTTGGTGCCGTTCTTGATGACGTGGGCCACCAGATCGAGATATTGCTTCATGGATTACCTGTGTCCTTGAACCCGGGGCCAGCGCCCCGG encodes:
- a CDS encoding thymidylate synthase, with the translated sequence MKQYLDLVAHVIKNGTKQANRTGVNTISFPGAMLRYDLKDGFPAITTRKMAFKSAIGEMCGFLRGVNNAAEFRALGCKVWDQNANENAQWLANPFRQGEDDLGEIYGVQWRKWPAYKQIPLSNPAAIEQTLAQGYRQIAKGEENGQAYVVLYKAIDQVRQCVDTIIKDPGSRRILFHGWNCAQLDEMALPPCHLLYQFHPNVETKEISLTLYIRSNDLGLGTPFNLTEGAALLSLVGRLTGYTPRWFTYFIGDAHVYENHLDMLNEQLTREPFPMPKLVISERVPEFAKTGVYQPEWLELVEPGDFSLEGYQHHAPMTAPMAV